From one Puniceicoccus vermicola genomic stretch:
- the pyrH gene encoding UMP kinase translates to MGNQEPKYKRVVIKLSGEALLNRETGEPFDPPVLESIARQLKEVHELGVEIAIVVGGGNIFRGLKGEKRGVDRTTGDYMGMLSTVINGLAFMDVIEKMGIPVRVQSAIPVEKIAEPFILRRAKRHLEKGRIVIFVAGTGNPYFSTDTTAALRASEMGADVILKATNVDGVYDKDPKKYPDAKKYEKLDFLEALRKRLKVMDSTAFSLCLDNKMPILVFSMQEEGSIRRAVCGEAIGTVVTAED, encoded by the coding sequence ATGGGAAATCAAGAACCGAAATATAAACGCGTCGTAATCAAACTGAGCGGAGAAGCTCTCTTGAATCGGGAGACGGGCGAACCGTTTGATCCTCCGGTTCTGGAGTCAATCGCTCGGCAGCTCAAAGAGGTGCACGAACTGGGCGTGGAGATTGCGATCGTCGTCGGCGGGGGAAACATCTTCCGAGGACTGAAAGGGGAAAAGCGCGGTGTGGATCGCACCACCGGGGACTACATGGGAATGTTGTCTACGGTGATCAACGGCTTGGCTTTTATGGATGTCATCGAGAAGATGGGGATTCCCGTTCGGGTTCAGAGTGCGATTCCCGTAGAGAAGATTGCCGAACCTTTCATCCTCCGCCGGGCGAAGCGACACTTGGAAAAAGGGCGCATCGTCATTTTTGTTGCCGGGACCGGTAACCCGTATTTCTCGACGGATACAACCGCGGCCCTGCGTGCCAGTGAAATGGGAGCGGATGTGATTTTGAAGGCCACGAATGTGGATGGGGTCTACGATAAGGATCCGAAAAAGTATCCGGATGCGAAGAAGTATGAGAAACTCGATTTCCTCGAGGCCCTCCGGAAGCGCCTCAAAGTGATGGATTCTACAGCCTTCTCCCTCTGTCTCGACAACAAGATGCCCATCCTCGTCTTCTCCATGCAGGAAGAGGGTAGCATTCGCCGGGCGGTCTGTGGTGAGGCGATTGGCACAGTCGTCACAGCCGAAGACTGA
- a CDS encoding M16 family metallopeptidase: MSLGNFEPLQLDPLPGSGMVSVALAFPGPEVHEAAGNFGFTALFLEILRSGAGILPEEEIARKFDEWGSGLHAFCGDGACGLRYSCLPEVLGESLRTLRLLMEGRFQLEKSLCARESAARVALIQEERDDPSSEGLRQMRRKLLGSEALGLSPLGSETDLRSATEESLMHFGEQFRERSPRSLGISGEFDPDSVRALAESLLDGQDPGGREPLRQVDEEPLQTFREIVRHPREQSVVVHALRSGGYGDSSAHERQLALSCLNGLSGPLFEEIRERHGLAYYSTARLVAGRDRGLIAFVSGCEESQTNFLLERLQEILQRIAVRGFSEDEFSAGIAQCRSGLLLSRQRSSWRAQRLAVRSVQGLNTDLGESSEAFYDAVTPGEIKDWWSEKFSVDPGSTLFLLPQGQD; the protein is encoded by the coding sequence ATGAGCCTCGGGAACTTCGAACCTCTCCAGCTCGATCCGCTTCCGGGATCAGGGATGGTCAGTGTGGCTTTGGCCTTTCCCGGACCGGAGGTGCACGAGGCCGCAGGAAACTTCGGCTTTACCGCTCTTTTTCTGGAAATATTGCGGTCGGGGGCGGGAATCCTCCCGGAAGAAGAAATCGCCCGCAAGTTCGACGAGTGGGGGAGTGGATTGCACGCGTTTTGTGGAGATGGGGCCTGTGGCCTCAGGTATTCCTGCCTCCCGGAAGTTCTCGGAGAGTCCCTGCGGACCCTTAGGCTTCTGATGGAAGGTCGCTTTCAGCTTGAAAAGTCCCTGTGCGCACGGGAATCGGCTGCGCGTGTGGCTCTAATCCAAGAAGAGCGGGATGATCCTTCCTCCGAAGGACTGCGTCAGATGCGGAGGAAATTGTTGGGCTCCGAGGCTCTGGGGCTCTCTCCCCTCGGTTCGGAGACAGATCTCAGGAGCGCAACGGAGGAGAGTTTGATGCATTTCGGAGAGCAGTTTCGAGAGCGCTCGCCGAGGTCACTGGGAATCAGTGGAGAATTCGATCCTGATTCGGTGCGGGCCTTGGCGGAGTCTTTGCTCGACGGGCAGGATCCCGGAGGTCGGGAGCCTTTGCGGCAGGTCGATGAAGAGCCTCTACAAACGTTCCGGGAAATCGTGCGCCATCCCCGCGAGCAGAGCGTCGTCGTTCACGCCTTGCGCAGCGGCGGATATGGGGATTCCTCGGCTCATGAGAGACAGCTAGCCCTGAGCTGCCTAAACGGCCTCTCAGGACCCCTTTTTGAGGAAATACGGGAGCGTCATGGACTCGCTTACTATTCGACCGCCCGGTTGGTCGCCGGACGGGACCGGGGATTGATTGCCTTTGTCTCGGGTTGTGAAGAGAGCCAGACCAATTTCCTCCTCGAGCGTTTGCAGGAGATTCTCCAGCGGATCGCCGTCCGCGGATTTTCAGAGGATGAGTTTTCTGCGGGTATCGCGCAATGCCGATCCGGCTTATTGCTCAGTCGACAGCGCTCAAGTTGGCGTGCTCAACGATTGGCCGTGCGGAGTGTTCAAGGTCTGAATACGGACCTAGGCGAATCCTCCGAGGCATTTTATGACGCCGTCACCCCCGGAGAAATCAAGGATTGGTGGTCGGAAAAGTTCTCGGTCGATCCCGGATCGACTCTCTTCCTCCTCCCGCAGGGGCAGGACTAG
- a CDS encoding insulinase family protein, protein MSGGSVQSNPAREWVEAKPLPGGVPSLSMHRPGCGVVSLQIWIGAGSRMEDRWPGAGIAHFLEHMVFKGTALRTALEINREAERLGGFLNAYTSYDRTVYHIDLPAAHAAEGVDLLADFVWSPTLAEEGFAPERDVILREISMYRDDPDSYLFDAVMEAAYRRDLLQYPVIGLEERFRKLTIEDLRRFHAQNYRSAKSFLLMAGDLTPELMRRAGAIVPVLENEENLSGDGRDESGGSEEVPAPVRLHLRGDWEGGRGMALFQVPTRTVREVLLAEWVVEVLTGGESSHLNRVIRVEKGLAHFLDGYVYSLGSTSLLGFSWLAEDEHLDEVETLLLGELERLAEAPWAEEDLARGKARLRFGGLRQQETVEGWASRGGEWFANLGMVPSWAEEHAVLQDLDAEALRQFLKSYMRPDQAFAGQLHPEGNA, encoded by the coding sequence GTGAGCGGCGGTAGTGTGCAGTCAAACCCGGCGCGGGAATGGGTGGAGGCCAAGCCTCTGCCGGGCGGCGTTCCCTCTCTCTCCATGCATCGCCCGGGGTGCGGGGTGGTTTCCCTGCAGATCTGGATTGGCGCCGGAAGCCGTATGGAAGACCGTTGGCCGGGAGCCGGTATCGCCCATTTTCTGGAGCATATGGTGTTCAAGGGTACCGCCCTCAGGACCGCTCTCGAGATCAATCGCGAAGCGGAACGGCTGGGCGGTTTCTTGAATGCCTACACGTCCTACGACCGGACGGTGTATCATATTGACTTGCCGGCAGCCCACGCTGCGGAAGGAGTCGACCTTCTCGCTGATTTCGTCTGGAGTCCGACTCTGGCTGAGGAGGGTTTTGCTCCGGAGAGGGATGTGATTTTGAGGGAGATCTCCATGTATCGGGACGATCCCGACAGCTATCTTTTCGACGCCGTCATGGAGGCCGCCTACCGGCGTGATCTCCTTCAGTATCCGGTTATCGGATTGGAAGAGCGTTTTCGGAAGCTGACGATTGAGGACCTGCGCCGCTTTCATGCGCAGAATTACCGTTCGGCCAAGTCCTTCCTTTTGATGGCGGGTGATTTAACCCCGGAACTCATGCGCCGGGCCGGTGCGATCGTTCCAGTGCTGGAGAATGAGGAAAACCTGTCTGGAGACGGTCGCGACGAAAGCGGGGGCTCCGAGGAGGTCCCGGCTCCGGTTCGCCTTCACCTCCGCGGGGATTGGGAAGGCGGCCGTGGGATGGCTCTTTTTCAAGTCCCCACCCGAACCGTTCGTGAGGTCTTATTGGCAGAATGGGTGGTCGAAGTCCTGACTGGAGGAGAAAGCAGTCATCTCAATCGGGTCATCCGGGTGGAGAAAGGCTTGGCCCATTTTCTCGATGGATACGTGTACTCGCTCGGTTCGACATCCTTGCTGGGTTTTTCTTGGTTGGCGGAAGATGAGCATCTGGATGAGGTCGAGACTCTTTTGCTCGGAGAATTAGAGCGCTTGGCCGAGGCTCCATGGGCCGAGGAAGACCTCGCTCGCGGCAAAGCGCGACTTCGGTTTGGAGGACTTCGGCAGCAGGAAACAGTAGAAGGCTGGGCCTCGCGTGGAGGCGAGTGGTTTGCGAATCTGGGAATGGTTCCTTCCTGGGCCGAGGAGCATGCGGTCTTGCAAGACCTGGATGCCGAAGCCCTTCGACAGTTTTTGAAAAGCTACATGCGGCCGGATCAGGCTTTTGCAGGGCAACTGCACCCGGAGGGCAACGCATGA
- a CDS encoding Minf_1886 family protein, with product MQSPEFSEVVDRICAENGRFHPNAYLFVRQGLDFTLSQLKERGEIQSRQHISGEKLLDGIRAYALEQFGPMAKAVLDHWNIESCRDFGVIVFELVDYGVLGKTDEDNIRDFENGYDFSDAFEKPFLPRSE from the coding sequence ATGCAGTCTCCCGAATTCAGTGAAGTCGTCGATCGGATCTGTGCGGAAAATGGGCGGTTTCATCCGAACGCCTATCTTTTCGTTCGGCAAGGTCTGGACTTTACCCTCTCCCAATTGAAAGAGCGGGGTGAGATCCAATCCCGCCAGCACATATCTGGTGAGAAGCTGCTGGACGGCATTCGAGCCTACGCATTGGAGCAGTTTGGTCCGATGGCCAAAGCGGTCCTCGATCACTGGAATATCGAGAGCTGTCGGGATTTTGGGGTCATCGTTTTCGAGCTCGTCGACTATGGGGTCCTTGGGAAAACCGATGAAGACAACATTCGGGATTTCGAGAATGGCTATGATTTTTCCGACGCTTTCGAAAAACCGTTTCTTCCTCGTTCCGAGTAG
- a CDS encoding NAD-dependent epimerase/dehydratase family protein, protein MSDSFYFRDDLPRHDGSEPRSVLVTGASGRIGSYFAQTWKDHYDLTLMVLPGSDTSSIEGCGKIVEANLEDLDQLKDAIEGVDSVLHLAGDPSPKAEWGSLLSNNINGTYNLIQAAIDCKCRRLVYASSIHAISGFPVDRQVHTDDSVNPGDLYGVSKCFGEALARYAAEQHKLSSIVVRIGACLPKEKMTEEKSVKWINSFVSRRDISELFRCCIDDERLGFAILHGLSNNLFNRMDTSSARELVGYHPVDDFTELHPKLRNIDFREEVRPHSETGGKE, encoded by the coding sequence ATGAGCGATTCATTTTATTTCCGTGATGATCTCCCTCGCCACGACGGGTCTGAGCCCCGTTCTGTTCTCGTCACTGGAGCCTCTGGGCGTATCGGATCGTATTTTGCTCAAACTTGGAAAGATCACTACGATCTTACCTTGATGGTTCTTCCCGGCTCAGACACCTCCTCCATCGAAGGATGCGGAAAGATCGTCGAAGCCAATCTGGAAGATCTCGATCAGCTGAAAGATGCTATTGAGGGGGTCGACTCTGTTCTTCACTTGGCGGGAGATCCCAGTCCCAAAGCGGAATGGGGCAGTCTGCTCTCCAATAACATCAACGGAACCTACAACCTGATTCAAGCGGCGATCGACTGCAAATGCCGCCGTCTTGTCTACGCATCATCCATTCATGCCATCAGTGGTTTCCCCGTCGACCGTCAAGTCCACACGGATGACTCCGTCAATCCCGGCGACCTCTACGGGGTCAGCAAATGCTTTGGAGAGGCCCTCGCTCGCTATGCAGCCGAACAGCACAAGCTGTCCTCCATCGTCGTTCGCATCGGGGCTTGTCTACCCAAGGAGAAAATGACTGAAGAAAAATCGGTCAAATGGATCAATTCGTTCGTCTCCCGCCGCGACATCAGTGAATTGTTCCGCTGCTGCATTGATGACGAACGCCTAGGCTTCGCCATTCTTCACGGCCTCTCCAATAACCTTTTCAATCGGATGGACACGAGCTCTGCCCGGGAACTCGTAGGCTACCATCCGGTCGACGACTTCACCGAGCTACACCCGAAACTCCGGAACATCGATTTTCGGGAAGAAGTTCGCCCTCACAGCGAGACCGGCGGAAAAGAATAG
- a CDS encoding cupin domain-containing protein yields MSDSASWVPESFLFEESEGIPNHPEYPVLLYRNTGIENADEWEKRFGSNGWGGCWRWGVFDYHHFHSNAHEALGVISGQAKLALGGPGGKVVEVKAGDLVILPAGTGHKNLDSSTDFFVVGAYPSGQEDYDLHRGDSEDLERMREAIRETPKPEEDPLLGGEGPLLELWP; encoded by the coding sequence ATGAGCGATTCGGCTTCATGGGTTCCCGAGAGTTTTCTCTTTGAGGAGTCGGAGGGCATCCCAAATCATCCTGAATATCCCGTCCTGTTATACCGGAATACTGGGATTGAGAATGCCGATGAGTGGGAAAAGCGATTCGGCTCGAATGGCTGGGGCGGCTGCTGGCGGTGGGGTGTATTTGACTATCATCATTTCCACAGTAATGCCCATGAGGCATTGGGAGTCATTTCCGGTCAGGCTAAGCTCGCCTTGGGCGGGCCGGGAGGAAAAGTGGTCGAGGTGAAAGCGGGAGACTTGGTCATCCTGCCCGCGGGCACCGGGCACAAGAACTTGGATTCATCGACGGATTTCTTCGTCGTGGGCGCTTATCCTTCGGGCCAGGAGGATTACGATCTCCATCGGGGTGATTCCGAAGATCTGGAACGCATGCGCGAAGCGATCCGAGAGACACCGAAACCGGAAGAGGACCCATTGTTGGGCGGCGAGGGACCGCTCTTGGAACTCTGGCCCTGA
- the gspG gene encoding type II secretion system major pseudopilin GspG has protein sequence MTIVPSASPRNFHRRDARRRSGGFTLLEVLMAIALLALLVGVVLTNVEGLFGGGQEKVASIFVKETARTGLAAYRLDTGNYPNASQGLEALVQKPSGEDDWRGPYLDDIPEDPWGNPYQYQFPGTRSNKGYDIWSFGPDATNGTSDDIGNW, from the coding sequence ATGACCATTGTTCCGTCTGCCTCACCCCGTAATTTCCATCGCCGCGATGCCCGTCGTCGCTCAGGAGGTTTTACTCTCCTCGAAGTGCTCATGGCCATTGCCCTACTGGCTCTGCTCGTCGGGGTGGTTTTGACCAATGTCGAAGGGCTCTTCGGAGGCGGACAAGAGAAGGTCGCCTCGATTTTCGTCAAGGAAACGGCCCGGACGGGTCTGGCAGCCTACCGCCTCGATACGGGAAACTATCCCAATGCGAGCCAAGGCCTGGAGGCCCTCGTCCAGAAGCCATCTGGCGAAGACGACTGGCGCGGTCCCTACCTCGATGACATCCCCGAGGATCCATGGGGGAACCCCTACCAATACCAATTTCCCGGAACCCGTAGTAACAAGGGTTACGATATCTGGTCCTTCGGACCCGACGCGACCAACGGCACTTCCGACGACATCGGAAATTGGTAA
- a CDS encoding TIGR03790 family protein, with translation MSRWIGFLLPLLSFLSPFIARAEIDPASVVIVANSSDPKSVDLAKYYAEKREVPAENIIALPMPAAETLSGMDFVEKIWDPLTETLIEEGWISGSVRNGRDDYTRQNVMVFGHKIGAMVVCKGVPLRVNHEKLFYSEADAKRLPKPFQTTRSSVDSELALLAAGPYRLAGPMRNPVYNEEDPSSFALEKVVRVSRLDGPSYAAAQRMIDSAIQAEKEGLKGRAYVDIGGPHKNGDKWLGEVAELLGGTDYDLDVDRGRPIMKASARFDAPALYFGWYTRSVAGVWKDLDVAVPPGAIAFHIHSFSATTVRKRNVGWSGPLIDRGVAATVGNVFEPYLEGTHNPVLFLDSLLKGKSLAEAAVRSNRFFSWQTVLFGDPLYRPFALPLEEQLKDIDPMNSFDQYVITREMNRLIREEGEEAAADYGKRKFMQCPGFALALKTATLLRTNGRSVEALDLLSPFRYSVNAAPDEIAVVVGIAEEFNYLGDTATALRLLEAMTNAPGAPLDLQLSVLQKAAEVAKDAGEYVKAEQFRQIYEQRKPPPPEPKKKS, from the coding sequence ATGTCTCGTTGGATTGGCTTTCTTCTTCCCCTTTTGAGTTTCTTGAGTCCGTTTATCGCCCGAGCGGAAATTGATCCGGCCTCGGTGGTGATCGTCGCCAATTCGTCCGATCCGAAGTCGGTCGATTTGGCGAAATACTATGCGGAGAAGCGGGAGGTGCCTGCTGAAAATATTATCGCTCTCCCCATGCCGGCCGCGGAGACGCTCTCCGGGATGGATTTTGTTGAAAAGATCTGGGATCCGTTGACCGAAACTCTGATCGAGGAAGGCTGGATCAGCGGGTCTGTCCGCAACGGGCGGGACGATTACACGCGCCAGAATGTCATGGTTTTCGGTCACAAGATCGGGGCCATGGTGGTTTGCAAAGGAGTTCCTCTGCGGGTGAATCATGAGAAGCTCTTTTACTCGGAGGCGGATGCCAAGCGGCTGCCCAAGCCTTTCCAGACGACGCGCTCTTCCGTCGATTCAGAGCTCGCGCTTCTTGCGGCCGGTCCTTACCGGCTGGCGGGCCCGATGCGAAATCCGGTTTACAACGAGGAAGATCCCTCCTCGTTTGCGTTGGAAAAGGTGGTCCGGGTTTCCCGGTTGGATGGACCCTCTTACGCGGCGGCCCAGCGAATGATCGATTCGGCGATTCAGGCTGAAAAGGAAGGTTTAAAGGGGCGGGCTTATGTCGATATCGGCGGTCCGCACAAAAACGGAGACAAGTGGCTGGGAGAGGTCGCGGAGCTCTTGGGCGGGACGGATTACGATCTCGATGTCGACCGTGGTCGTCCAATCATGAAGGCTTCGGCCCGGTTTGATGCTCCCGCTCTCTACTTCGGGTGGTACACCCGGTCGGTGGCAGGGGTTTGGAAGGATCTCGACGTAGCCGTGCCTCCCGGAGCGATCGCCTTCCACATTCACAGCTTTTCCGCGACTACGGTCCGCAAGCGCAACGTCGGATGGTCCGGTCCCCTTATTGATCGCGGAGTGGCCGCCACCGTCGGCAATGTTTTCGAGCCCTACCTGGAGGGGACTCACAACCCGGTGCTTTTTCTCGATAGCCTGCTCAAAGGCAAGAGCCTCGCCGAAGCGGCCGTTCGCAGCAATCGCTTCTTCAGCTGGCAGACCGTCCTTTTCGGGGATCCCCTCTATCGACCGTTTGCCCTGCCCTTGGAAGAGCAGCTGAAGGATATCGATCCCATGAACTCTTTCGACCAGTATGTGATCACTCGGGAAATGAACCGTTTGATCCGAGAAGAGGGGGAAGAGGCTGCGGCGGATTATGGGAAACGGAAGTTTATGCAGTGTCCGGGATTCGCTCTCGCGCTGAAGACGGCGACGCTGTTGCGCACGAATGGTCGTTCTGTCGAGGCGCTCGATCTCCTCAGCCCCTTCCGCTACTCCGTGAATGCCGCCCCCGACGAGATTGCAGTGGTGGTCGGAATTGCCGAAGAGTTCAATTACCTCGGCGATACCGCGACGGCGCTGCGATTGCTCGAAGCCATGACAAACGCTCCGGGAGCGCCATTGGATCTCCAGCTCTCGGTCCTGCAAAAAGCCGCAGAGGTCGCCAAAGATGCAGGCGAGTACGTCAAAGCTGAGCAATTCCGGCAAATCTACGAGCAGCGCAAGCCCCCTCCACCGGAGCCGAAAAAGAAGTCCTAA
- a CDS encoding DUF3592 domain-containing protein: protein MSALIKISPPFAQSPMRISLSSSRNGSVGIAGRIFGSLFGLVFASFGFFFLWGGTIQPLLEKSETKNWVEVPATITESTVTGSGDSLKNVIRFEYQYKDYANESDRAHLNPPKLSISEVQRLRDELSVGETTAAYVNPKNPQEAVLFLNAENSVFIGLFSLPFILIGLGVAGFSLFGKSKKAKSQGFSKRPSRGPLGKRNLVLSLFGIPFFAAGAGFCWFGGISPLLKSQEAQDWPEVPCTITESYVESHSSSDGTTYSIEIRFNYEWKGKDYYGENYTFGNTSSSGRPSKKAVVRRYPEGSQSTCFVNPDDPYEAVITTDVGWLPIGLIGFSSIFILVGGGLIVFGFRRKKDPGPNAVLPEEDSFGGPNEVRELKPVTGRIARAAGAVIVAVIWNGISSIPLAIYFSQGNGETMLLIIGLIFAAVGIFLIFTAIRALLALRNPLPIVMVAPGRIQPGTRMILSWKLEGSISRLNNLEVYLEGIEIAQYQRGTNTVTDRNVFFQECLFTSTEKGSFQTGSSEFPFPGNTVPSMKSDHNEILWQLVFIGDVPRWPDLSETYRLPIAPVRR from the coding sequence ATGTCTGCTTTGATAAAAATTTCTCCCCCCTTCGCTCAGTCACCCATGCGTATTTCGCTCTCCTCTTCCCGAAACGGTTCGGTAGGAATTGCCGGACGAATCTTCGGCTCCCTTTTCGGTCTGGTCTTTGCCTCCTTCGGATTCTTCTTTCTCTGGGGAGGAACGATCCAACCCCTCCTGGAAAAATCGGAGACTAAGAATTGGGTTGAAGTGCCAGCGACGATTACCGAGTCAACCGTGACTGGCTCGGGAGACTCACTGAAGAACGTCATTCGATTTGAATACCAATATAAGGACTATGCCAACGAGTCGGATCGCGCGCACTTGAATCCCCCCAAGCTCTCCATCTCCGAGGTCCAGCGATTGCGAGACGAGTTGAGCGTCGGTGAGACTACGGCCGCCTATGTGAACCCCAAAAACCCGCAGGAGGCAGTGCTCTTTCTCAATGCAGAGAACTCGGTCTTCATCGGATTGTTTTCGCTACCTTTCATCCTTATTGGGCTGGGAGTCGCGGGGTTCTCCCTTTTCGGAAAAAGCAAAAAAGCCAAGAGCCAAGGATTTTCGAAGCGGCCGAGCCGAGGTCCACTCGGCAAACGCAATCTGGTCCTCTCTCTGTTCGGAATCCCTTTCTTCGCGGCCGGAGCCGGTTTCTGCTGGTTCGGCGGAATCTCGCCCCTCCTCAAGAGTCAAGAGGCCCAGGACTGGCCCGAGGTCCCCTGTACCATCACTGAAAGCTACGTCGAGTCACACAGCAGCTCCGATGGAACCACCTACAGCATCGAGATCCGGTTCAACTACGAATGGAAGGGAAAGGACTACTACGGGGAAAATTATACCTTTGGAAACACTTCATCCTCGGGCCGACCCTCCAAGAAGGCAGTCGTCCGTCGGTATCCGGAGGGGTCGCAATCCACCTGTTTCGTGAATCCAGACGACCCCTACGAGGCCGTGATCACAACCGATGTGGGTTGGCTGCCGATCGGACTCATCGGGTTTAGCTCCATCTTCATCCTGGTGGGCGGAGGACTCATCGTTTTCGGATTCCGCCGGAAGAAGGATCCGGGACCGAATGCCGTTCTTCCCGAGGAGGATTCATTCGGCGGTCCCAACGAGGTCCGGGAGCTCAAGCCCGTCACTGGCCGGATCGCCCGTGCCGCCGGCGCGGTGATCGTCGCTGTGATTTGGAACGGAATCTCCTCCATCCCCCTCGCGATCTACTTCAGCCAAGGCAACGGAGAGACGATGCTCCTGATCATTGGCCTCATCTTCGCGGCGGTTGGAATATTCCTCATCTTCACAGCCATCCGGGCTCTCCTCGCCCTCCGGAATCCCCTGCCCATCGTCATGGTTGCCCCCGGCCGGATTCAACCGGGCACCCGCATGATACTCTCCTGGAAACTGGAGGGATCCATCAGTCGGCTGAACAACCTCGAAGTTTATCTGGAAGGAATCGAAATTGCCCAGTATCAGCGGGGGACCAATACCGTCACCGACCGCAACGTGTTCTTTCAGGAGTGCCTCTTCACCTCGACGGAAAAAGGTTCGTTCCAAACGGGCTCCTCGGAGTTCCCGTTTCCGGGAAACACCGTTCCCTCCATGAAGAGTGATCACAACGAGATTCTCTGGCAGCTCGTCTTCATCGGGGATGTCCCGCGTTGGCCAGACCTCAGCGAAACCTATCGCCTCCCCATCGCTCCCGTTCGACGATAA
- a CDS encoding WD40 repeat domain-containing protein: protein MSSPLRKLPLRTGSGWKEVPPRETPWKIAWEGGGSLHFSDTTFRKIISGGPSGSVEAPLAYDPDSHRVFRYYCPSLAPRERENGLLSINPDTGAREMTFPLHPLRMMPWMLQKVPGRPLLMSLVVTDTSRPERPGIVLQHQLGLFHLSEKKSLFRNLPAGCQHPVAASPASDRLLFHGPDGYQLLNLKGHRQLLLSDSVWGNGRGGAAFHPSRQTFAIGGPHLALYDPNQRQRQELCSGGAFPAWTPEGQSLFYATSSSDLRLYHLETGAQEEIVSIPANRHPELKKARSVEISPDGRYFALPITRRSPYHSETVRPDQPLWSEHQTLLIGDRENRELWQHPGPVDYCSWTGISK from the coding sequence ATGAGTTCACCATTGCGTAAACTACCGCTTCGCACGGGCTCCGGCTGGAAAGAGGTTCCGCCCCGGGAAACCCCTTGGAAAATTGCCTGGGAAGGCGGGGGCTCTCTTCATTTCTCCGACACCACATTTCGCAAAATCATCTCCGGCGGGCCCTCCGGATCGGTAGAGGCCCCCCTCGCCTACGATCCCGACAGCCACCGCGTTTTCCGCTACTACTGTCCCTCTCTGGCGCCGCGCGAGCGTGAGAATGGACTCCTGTCCATCAATCCGGATACCGGCGCACGAGAAATGACCTTCCCCCTGCATCCGCTTCGGATGATGCCGTGGATGCTGCAAAAAGTGCCCGGGCGCCCTCTCCTGATGAGCTTGGTAGTGACCGATACAAGCCGTCCCGAACGTCCGGGAATCGTGTTGCAGCATCAGCTCGGGCTCTTTCATCTTTCCGAGAAAAAGTCGCTCTTCCGCAATCTTCCGGCCGGCTGCCAACACCCCGTCGCCGCCTCGCCCGCCAGTGACCGACTCCTCTTTCATGGGCCGGACGGATACCAATTGCTCAACCTCAAAGGTCACCGCCAGCTTCTGCTCTCGGACTCTGTCTGGGGAAACGGCCGAGGGGGAGCCGCCTTTCACCCCTCCCGTCAAACCTTTGCCATCGGCGGGCCTCACCTCGCCCTCTACGATCCGAACCAACGGCAGCGACAGGAACTTTGTTCCGGCGGGGCGTTTCCCGCGTGGACTCCGGAGGGCCAAAGTCTCTTTTATGCCACTTCGAGCAGCGACCTCCGGCTCTACCATCTGGAAACGGGTGCCCAGGAAGAAATCGTCTCCATCCCGGCAAACCGACATCCGGAACTCAAGAAGGCACGCTCCGTCGAAATCAGCCCCGACGGTCGCTACTTTGCCCTCCCGATTACCCGACGCTCTCCCTATCATTCAGAGACCGTCCGACCCGATCAGCCCTTGTGGTCCGAGCACCAGACACTCCTCATTGGCGACCGGGAAAACCGGGAGCTCTGGCAGCACCCCGGACCGGTGGATTACTGCTCGTGGACCGGGATCTCGAAGTAG